One Nerophis lumbriciformis linkage group LG19, RoL_Nlum_v2.1, whole genome shotgun sequence DNA segment encodes these proteins:
- the LOC133618827 gene encoding caspase-3-like, translated as MAQTGGEDTLDAFKFFSKKKHPSDADRQKAEETDSVPTSKASACDPYRYKMDYPHMGICLIINNKNFHRSTNMSTRNGTDVDAKLAFKTFAEFGYSVKVFNDQTVKQMKSLMLSTSQEDHSNSASFVCVLLSHGDEGVIFGTDGFEQLEILTKPFKGDRCRSLVGKPKLFFIQACRGSTLDDGAELQADSVEEQSSERIPVEADFLYAYSTAPGYYSWRNTQNGSWFMQALCNMLQHHRGELELMQIMTRVNNTVAMHFESNSNLPGFTGKKQIPCIVSMLTKDLYFPK; from the exons ATGGCTCAGACTGGAGGTGAGGACACGTTGGACGCCTTCAAGTTCTTTTCAAAGAA GAAGCATCCATCAGATGCAGACAGACAGAAAGCTGAGGAAACTGACTCTGTGCCCACCAGCAAAGCATCAGCATGTGACCCGTATCGTTACAAGATGGACTACCCACACATGGGAATCTGCCTAATTATCAACAATAAGAACTTCCACAGAAGTACAA ACATGAGTACTCGCAACGGGACGGATGTGGACGCTAAGCTTGCCTTCAAGACGTTTGCTGAATTTGGTTATTCTGTTAAAGTGTTCAACGATCAGACTGTGAAGCAGATGAAGAGTCTGATGCTCAgca CATCCCAAGAGGACCACAGCAACAGCGCGTCATTCGTGTGCGTGCTGCTAAGTCATGGCGACGAGGGCGTGATATTTGGAACTGACGGCTTTGAACAACTTGAAATTCTGACCAAACCTTTTAAAGGAGATCGCTGCAGGTCTCTGGTGGGAAAACCAAAGCTCTTCTTTATACAG GCGTGTCGTGGCTCAACGCTGGATGATGGAGCTGAGCTTCAGGCCGACAGTGTAGAGGAGCAAAGTTCAGAGAGAATACCGGTGGAGGCGGATTTCCTCTACGCCTATTCCACAGCCCCAG GCTACTATTCATGGAGGAACACGCAGAACGGTTCCTGGTTCATGCAGGCGCTGTGCAACATGTTGCAGCATCACAGAGGAGAGTTGGAGCTGATGCAGATCATGACCCGTGTCAACAACACTGTGGCGATGCACTTTGAATCTAACTCTAACCTCCCTGGATTCACCGGCAAGAAGCAGATCCCCTGCATCGTCTCCATGTTAACCAAAGACCTTTACTTTCCTAAGtag